Proteins from one Nicotiana tabacum cultivar K326 chromosome 23, ASM71507v2, whole genome shotgun sequence genomic window:
- the LOC107818619 gene encoding expansin-A7-like, with product MASLNCRWILSFFLIATMTLFHQAIADGYYSTPKFKAMPWKLAYATFYGDETASETMGGACGYGNLFNSGYGTATAALSTVLFSNGYSCGQCFQIQCVKSKFCYKGFTTVTATNLCPPNWAQDSNHGGWCNPPRQHFDMAKPAFMKIAQWKAGIVPVMYRRVPCIKKGGIRFAFQGNGYWLLVYVMNVAGGGDVASMWVKGSKTGWMKMSHNWGASYQAFATLAGQSLSFKLTSYTNHETIIASNVAPSNWHVGMTYQAKVNFH from the exons ATGGCATCTCTCAACTGCAGATGGATATTGAGTTTCTTCCTCATTGCGACAATGACACTTTTTCACCAAGCAATAGCCGACGGTTACTATTCCACCCCTAAGTTTAAAGCCATGCCTTGGAAGCTTGCTTATGCCACGTTCTATGGGGACGAGACTGCTTCCGAGACAATGG GTGGAGCTTGTGGATATGGGAACTTGTTCAATTCTGGTTATGGAACAGCAACTGCAGCATTGAGCACAGTGCTATTTAGCAATGGATATTCATGTGGGCAATGCTTCCAAATACAGTGTGTGAAGTCTAAATTTTGCTACAAAGGATTTACCACAGTTACAGCCACAAATCTCTGCCCGCCCAATTGGGCCCAAGACTCCAACCATGGTGGTTGGTGCAACCCGCCACGTCAGCACTTTGACATGGCTAAACCTGCTTTCATGAAAATTGCTCAAtggaaagctggcattgtccccgtCATGTACCGTAG GGTACCTTGCATTAAGAAAGGCGGGATTCGGTTCGCATTCCAAGGAAACGGTTACTGGTTATTGGTATACGTGATGAACGTCGCCGGAGGGGGTGATGTGGCAAGCATGTGGGTGAAGGGAAGCAAAACAGGGTGGATGAAGATGAGCCATAATTGGGGAGCATCATACCAAGCATTTGCAACACTTGCAGGACAATCTCTTTCTTTCAAACTCACTTCCTACACAAATCATGAAACTATTATAGCTTCTAATGTTGCACCTTCTAATTGGCATGTAGGCATGACTTATCAAGCAAAAGTCAACTTCCATTAG
- the LOC107818618 gene encoding uncharacterized protein LOC107818618 codes for MINARKNTRIYTLQMGSLLYLYLILLPLAFTATLSSQEQGIKSARLLDLVLRDYTFRSYNKNNFRTAKLYAIHLPANLSGIRVDSVRYRCGSLTRYGAKIKEFKLPIGVSIQHCVERVLILRQNLGSNWSSIYYDNYELSGYQLISPVLGLLAYNAGDDMVTSTTPFELIIQSDKIPITIDFSNTTRLVNDTSTSGIIPLCASFERDGKVTLTKQVSQNVCAAKKQGHFGLVIESPLMPLKNKRASNWKLAIGSAIGAALGAFLLGLLLIAIFVKVKKKARMEELVRRAYEEEALQVSMVGHVRAPTAAGTRTVPTIEHDYNPHNS; via the coding sequence ATGATCAATGCTAGAAAAAACACAAGAATCTACACTCTTCAGATGGGCTCACTTCTTTATCTATATTTGATATTACTTCCATTGGCATTCACCGCGACCCTTTCAAGTCAAGAACAAGGCATAAAATCAGCCCGACTTCTTGATCTAGTCCTCAGAGACTACACGTTTCGATCTTACAACAAAAACAACTTCAGAACAGCAAAATTGTATGCGATACATTTACCAGCCAACCTCTCAGGGATCAGAGTCGATTCAGTTAGATATCGATGTGGCAGTTTAACAAGATATGGTGCCAAAATCAAAGAATTCAAATTACCTATTGGGGTAAGTATCCAACATTGTGTTGAAAGAGTTCTCATACTTAGACAAAATCTTGGATCCAATTGGTCTTCTATATACTATGACAATTATGAATTATCAGGTTATCAACTTATTTCACCTGTTTTAGGCCTATTAGCATACAATGCTGGTGATGATATGGTAACTTCTACAACCCCTTTTGAGCTTATAATTCAATCTGATAAAATTCCAATCACAATTGATTTTAGCAATACAACAAGACTAGTAAATGATACTAGTACATCTGGGATAATACCATTATGTGCTAGCTTTGAGCGCGACGGAAAGGTGACACTAACAAAACAAGTGTCACAAAATGTTTGTGCTGCTAAAAAACAAGGACATTTTGGTTTAGTAATTGAGTCACCTCTAATGCCATTGAAAAATAAAAGGGCAAGTAATTGGAAATTAGCTATTGGGAGCGCGATTGGAGCTGCGTTGGGCGCGTTCCTTTTAGGTTTGCTACTGATTGCAATATTTGTGAAGGTGAAGAAGAAAGCAAGAATGGAGGAATTGGTTAGAAGAGCATATGAAGAAGAAGCTTTACAAGTTTCTATGGTTGGACATGTGAGAGCTCCAACTGCAGCTGGTACTAGGACTGTTCCAACTATTGAACATGACTATAATCCTCATAATTCTTGA